One window of Nostoc sp. C052 genomic DNA carries:
- a CDS encoding Uma2 family endonuclease, producing the protein MLLELNQLIVKAGHQLLIKDVSWSAYKRILAELGDNRSSRIAYSQGVLEIIAPLPEHEVAKVIIGDLVKVLLEELDLEFWSLGSTTFDKESMDAGTEPDDCFYIQNEARIRGKDRINLEIDLPPDLALEIDITSRTRFNNYQALRVPELWRWDGNRLQINVLFNGQYVESNISSIFPNLSICQVIPEYLMLSKINGINATMKAFSAWIIEQVSSSLI; encoded by the coding sequence ATGTTACTTGAACTCAATCAACTAATTGTTAAAGCCGGTCATCAATTGTTGATTAAAGATGTCTCCTGGTCGGCATACAAACGCATTTTAGCAGAATTGGGAGACAATCGCAGTTCGCGGATAGCTTACAGTCAAGGGGTGCTGGAAATAATAGCTCCATTGCCAGAGCATGAAGTAGCTAAAGTTATTATTGGAGACTTGGTAAAAGTTTTATTAGAAGAACTCGATCTGGAATTTTGGAGTTTGGGTTCTACAACTTTTGATAAAGAAAGCATGGATGCTGGGACAGAACCCGATGATTGTTTCTATATCCAAAATGAAGCTAGAATTAGGGGCAAAGATAGAATCAATCTAGAAATCGACCTGCCTCCAGATTTGGCTCTTGAAATTGATATTACCTCCCGGACTCGTTTTAACAATTATCAAGCCTTGAGAGTACCGGAGTTGTGGCGATGGGATGGAAATAGATTGCAAATAAATGTGCTGTTCAATGGTCAATATGTAGAATCAAATATCAGTTCTATTTTCCCTAATCTCTCCATTTGCCAAGTGATTCCCGAATATTTGATGCTGAGTAAAATCAATGGCATAAATGCGACAATGAAAGCATTTAGTGCTTGGATAATAGAGCAAGTTAGTAGTAGCCTTATTTAG
- a CDS encoding DUF3038 domain-containing protein, which produces MLKVMHSAANSATPNSQWEDLIKLPAPNTVQWDNIKTQLDLVLLALETLTGIGSEAMLSAATDLNLESRVPDRVALWRLRQSNPLRKGQGGRKKLDVEEARSLVLIICYLAKQHQELIRRAVGLLEQMAENNREPHQAALLGDYIDAFCNTYQERMEEDEKISTDLLTNLALKLLVDLLFYSAAGGHRRLWLALIDRSTKF; this is translated from the coding sequence ATGCTAAAAGTTATGCACTCGGCCGCCAACTCAGCCACTCCAAATTCCCAGTGGGAGGATTTAATCAAGCTTCCAGCCCCAAACACAGTCCAATGGGACAATATCAAAACCCAATTAGACTTGGTGCTGTTGGCACTAGAAACCTTAACTGGGATTGGTTCAGAGGCTATGCTTTCGGCGGCAACCGATCTGAATTTAGAGTCAAGAGTGCCCGACCGCGTAGCTTTATGGCGACTGCGCCAATCAAATCCCCTACGTAAAGGTCAAGGAGGGCGGAAAAAGCTAGATGTCGAAGAAGCGCGATCGCTTGTTTTGATCATCTGCTATCTAGCTAAACAACACCAGGAATTGATTCGCCGCGCTGTCGGTCTGTTAGAACAAATGGCAGAAAATAACCGGGAACCTCACCAGGCTGCTTTACTTGGAGACTATATTGATGCTTTTTGCAACACCTACCAAGAGCGGATGGAAGAGGACGAGAAAATCTCAACGGATTTACTAACCAACCTGGCTCTAAAACTGCTGGTAGATTTACTTTTTTACAGTGCGGCTGGTGGGCATCGCCGTCTCTGGCTAGCACTTATAGACCGTTCAACAAAATTTTAG
- a CDS encoding DUF4335 domain-containing protein — protein sequence MPLSNSVIRRYTPPTCTLEVFAQSSPLSRWMGKTVLKHLSFELRFDDPRLPEENRIPIRGDREQLEALCDAVTSYVQQFLQQSPESFWVSFSGTQQSSTVLDEPELKSSTKTLNAFNTQIPGANIHLEPSSYLTHNLFLGSLANYSSGPVIQLSLLQLFDLASALDEYSTDVMALPTLNNTSSTLRFPTWAPIAAVLLIGIGFLPVTWQYANNLREKQQQTAKTSDSAAVKTALEPSSSLNFPTPDPGLTTPTNPSDNLLGSTPPIATSTLPQAPLTVPSSSFSTPPPNVLTIPQGTTATLPKNSAMPPASFSNVPSSKKLPGQEIAILPNLGQNPTRSSSQPGTIPQLRNLPPRLSSNASSLPTNISPVLPPSLDTIPNNNRVNTPTQPSQLNSQQLDERINSLQQPSSVEKPASQVPSSRTAENNPFIDQLGDARKSPTSREVATGTLFDTPQVAEAREYLVKRWQPPTGLAQTLEYSLIVSVDGTVERIFPLNKAAREFVDSAGMPEVGKPFVSANKRGQNVRIRVVLSPDGKVQTFPDE from the coding sequence ATGCCTCTATCAAATTCTGTCATTCGTCGCTACACACCACCGACTTGCACGCTAGAAGTATTCGCGCAAAGTTCACCTCTGTCCCGTTGGATGGGTAAAACTGTCCTCAAACACCTAAGCTTTGAGTTACGTTTTGACGATCCCCGATTACCAGAAGAAAATAGAATTCCAATTCGGGGCGATCGCGAGCAACTCGAGGCTTTATGTGATGCTGTCACCAGCTACGTACAGCAATTTCTCCAACAGTCTCCAGAAAGCTTTTGGGTCAGTTTCTCCGGTACTCAGCAATCAAGCACAGTATTGGATGAGCCGGAATTAAAGTCTTCAACAAAAACATTAAATGCCTTTAATACCCAGATTCCAGGGGCAAATATCCACTTAGAACCAAGCAGCTATTTAACTCACAATCTATTTCTCGGTTCTCTTGCTAACTACTCATCTGGCCCTGTAATTCAACTCAGTCTGCTGCAACTATTTGATTTGGCAAGTGCTTTAGATGAATACTCGACTGATGTCATGGCACTCCCAACTCTCAACAACACTAGTTCGACTCTGAGATTCCCGACTTGGGCGCCTATTGCCGCAGTATTATTAATAGGTATAGGTTTTTTACCAGTTACTTGGCAATATGCTAACAATCTTAGAGAAAAGCAACAGCAAACAGCCAAAACATCAGATTCAGCAGCGGTAAAGACTGCTTTAGAACCTTCATCCTCACTAAACTTTCCTACGCCCGATCCTGGGCTAACCACTCCAACCAATCCATCAGATAACTTGCTAGGTTCTACCCCTCCAATTGCCACATCCACTTTACCCCAAGCACCTCTAACAGTCCCTAGTTCTAGTTTCTCTACGCCGCCACCAAATGTATTGACAATACCTCAGGGGACGACTGCAACCCTTCCCAAAAATAGTGCGATGCCTCCGGCGAGCTTCTCTAACGTACCATCTAGCAAAAAACTCCCAGGTCAGGAAATTGCCATATTACCAAATCTGGGGCAAAATCCTACAAGGTCAAGTTCCCAACCCGGTACTATCCCTCAACTGCGAAACTTGCCACCGAGACTATCTTCTAACGCCAGCAGCTTACCAACTAATATCTCACCAGTTCTTCCCCCATCTCTTGACACCATACCTAATAATAATCGTGTCAATACTCCTACCCAACCCTCCCAACTAAACTCACAACAGCTAGATGAAAGAATCAATTCTCTACAACAACCTTCTTCTGTAGAGAAACCTGCTTCCCAAGTTCCCTCCTCTAGAACTGCTGAGAATAATCCTTTTATTGATCAATTGGGGGACGCACGCAAATCTCCCACATCCAGAGAAGTAGCGACTGGCACATTATTTGATACACCTCAAGTAGCAGAAGCTAGAGAATACTTAGTAAAGCGCTGGCAACCACCCACTGGACTAGCACAAACATTAGAGTACAGTTTGATAGTTAGTGTTGATGGCACTGTTGAACGAATTTTTCCCCTGAATAAGGCAGCAAGAGAGTTTGTTGATAGCGCTGGGATGCCCGAAGTTGGTAAACCTTTTGTTTCCGCCAATAAACGCGGACAAAATGTCAGAATTCGAGTTGTTCTCAGTCCTGATGGCAAGGTACAGACTTTTCCAGATGAGTAA
- a CDS encoding YiaA/YiaB family inner membrane protein, with amino-acid sequence MQTIGNQKDSAAWIIQTWAAFMLSISMTTFGIVNLPVDSWVKGFMGMGLAFSVGSTFTLAKTTRDLHETRRLTARLDEAKVEKLLSQHDPLSFK; translated from the coding sequence ATGCAAACAATTGGTAATCAAAAAGATAGTGCCGCTTGGATTATTCAAACCTGGGCAGCTTTTATGTTGTCAATTTCTATGACCACCTTCGGTATTGTCAACTTACCTGTAGATAGCTGGGTGAAAGGCTTTATGGGTATGGGTTTAGCTTTCTCTGTTGGCTCAACTTTTACTTTGGCAAAAACTACTAGAGATTTGCATGAAACTAGAAGATTAACTGCTAGGTTAGACGAGGCGAAGGTAGAAAAATTGCTTTCACAGCACGATCCTCTAAGTTTTAAATGA
- a CDS encoding ferredoxin yields MADFLPSPEEQEDNRSGLEPELGGFLRDAPERSGLEPELGGLLRQNGVYVDEITCIGCKHCAHVARNTFYIEPDYGRSRVVRQDGDAEEIIQEAIDTCPVDCIHWVDYTELKNLEEERKYQVIPVVGYPVEHAVAASERRRKKQKLKTKKSRY; encoded by the coding sequence ATGGCTGATTTTCTGCCGTCACCGGAAGAACAAGAAGATAACCGTTCCGGTTTGGAACCAGAATTAGGGGGTTTTTTACGAGATGCTCCAGAACGTTCTGGTTTAGAACCGGAATTGGGCGGTTTGCTGCGCCAAAATGGTGTTTATGTTGATGAAATTACCTGTATTGGTTGCAAGCATTGCGCTCATGTTGCGCGTAACACCTTTTATATTGAACCAGATTACGGGCGATCGCGCGTAGTTCGGCAAGATGGGGACGCTGAAGAAATTATCCAAGAAGCAATTGACACTTGTCCGGTTGATTGCATTCATTGGGTTGATTACACTGAACTGAAAAATTTAGAAGAAGAGCGCAAATATCAGGTAATTCCTGTAGTCGGTTATCCGGTGGAACATGCAGTTGCGGCTAGCGAACGCCGACGTAAAAAACAAAAGTTAAAGACCAAAAAATCTCGTTATTAA
- a CDS encoding DUF1257 domain-containing protein, whose amino-acid sequence MSHFSQIKTQIRNLDSLKDALTELGVDWKPGPREVRGYRGQTHPAEVSIEQENGYDIGFRWNGKEYELVADLQYWQQDLSVDGFLRQVTQRYAYQTVVKETARVGFQVSEQQKNEDGSIRLVVQRWSA is encoded by the coding sequence ATGTCACACTTTAGCCAAATTAAGACTCAAATCCGTAACCTTGATTCTTTGAAAGATGCTTTGACTGAATTGGGCGTAGACTGGAAACCCGGCCCACGCGAAGTCCGTGGCTATCGCGGTCAGACCCATCCTGCGGAAGTTAGTATTGAGCAGGAAAATGGCTACGATATCGGTTTTAGATGGAACGGCAAAGAATATGAATTGGTGGCTGACTTGCAATATTGGCAGCAAGATTTGTCTGTAGACGGATTTTTGCGCCAGGTAACACAGCGCTATGCTTATCAAACAGTTGTGAAAGAAACTGCTCGTGTTGGTTTTCAAGTCTCTGAACAACAAAAAAATGAAGATGGTTCAATTCGCCTGGTAGTACAGCGCTGGAGTGCGTAA
- a CDS encoding DUF2997 domain-containing protein, which translates to METLEFIIYPDGRVQEKVTGIVGASCAEVTAAIEAQLGQVLNHEPTSEYFAAKVQQSNLANTHTTYSDW; encoded by the coding sequence ATGGAGACATTAGAGTTCATAATCTATCCAGACGGTCGGGTACAAGAGAAAGTCACTGGCATTGTGGGTGCTTCTTGCGCTGAGGTTACAGCAGCAATAGAGGCACAGTTGGGGCAAGTACTTAATCATGAGCCAACCTCAGAATATTTCGCCGCCAAGGTGCAGCAATCTAATCTGGCGAATACACACACCACTTACAGCGATTGGTAA
- a CDS encoding 2-hydroxychromene-2-carboxylate isomerase, translated as MSQRIKVYSYSIYHSSNSYIGITLAEKALQGLPVDIERRPIYIPKERGIKVAELQGRTENALLSSYHKEDCLRWAKKYGIEIRLKEFEEFARWVKRWEKMQLGREELPARAYYAACGTGKEHLLDAAFFRATYIDLLDVNDESVIRKIANDVGLNGDRIIELAYGEAAKQTAVAALAEYEQFGCPGVPTWVVEGERFWGKDRVDWVTEKVKELCNSAVTKTVVSAE; from the coding sequence ATGTCGCAGCGAATCAAAGTGTACTCCTACTCGATATACCACTCATCAAATTCATATATTGGTATTACCCTTGCCGAAAAAGCATTGCAGGGTTTACCTGTTGATATTGAACGACGACCAATATATATACCGAAGGAGCGGGGTATAAAGGTAGCTGAGTTGCAAGGACGAACTGAAAACGCCCTATTATCGTCGTATCACAAAGAAGATTGTCTGCGGTGGGCAAAAAAGTACGGCATTGAAATTCGGCTCAAAGAATTTGAAGAATTTGCGAGATGGGTGAAGCGTTGGGAGAAAATGCAGCTTGGTCGTGAAGAACTTCCGGCCAGAGCGTATTACGCTGCTTGTGGAACTGGGAAGGAGCATTTGCTTGATGCCGCTTTTTTTCGAGCGACGTACATTGACCTACTTGATGTCAACGATGAGTCTGTGATTAGGAAAATTGCAAATGATGTTGGATTGAATGGCGATCGCATTATAGAATTAGCATACGGCGAAGCAGCCAAACAGACAGCAGTCGCAGCTTTAGCAGAATACGAGCAGTTTGGTTGTCCCGGAGTCCCGACTTGGGTAGTCGAAGGCGAGAGATTTTGGGGAAAGGATCGTGTTGATTGGGTAACAGAAAAGGTAAAAGAATTATGTAATAGTGCTGTTACTAAAACAGTAGTGAGTGCTGAGTAA
- a CDS encoding GAF domain-containing protein, with protein MTTNSYEASNHSDLQECHKQLQLTVQYQKILARILAKIRASVNIESLCSTSCQDICRQLKIERVAIYRFNADWSGSFINRFGFAEHPWDALTAFGQDLVWEDSHLQETQGGRYRKNEPFAVADIYDAEHARCHIEVLEQFQIRAYAIAPIFIGPKLWGMLAAYQHSAPRQWYLHEVEFFAQAASHLGVAMQQAENLEQTKQRTAELQDAIARQRALTEVVGNIRSSVNTEIILDTACQELCKLLKLERAAIYRFHEDWSGEFVSQFGMVEAQWDRIHPFGKNLVWQDTYLQETKGGRYRNNESFVVNDIYQAGHSRCHIDILEQFKIRAYTLAPIFIGPKLWGLIAAYQHSGPRQWANYEVEFVGQIGAQLGVAIQQAENLAQSKQQASALQDAIARQRALTEVVGKIRSSLNIDLILKTTCQEVCKLLRVERVGVYRFNEDWSGEFVSNFGMVEAQWDSINPFGKNLVWEDTHLQETKGGRYRNNENFAVEDIYKAGHSRCHLDILEQFKIRAYALIPIFVGRNLWGLLAAYQHSAPRQWDSVEVEFLGQVASQLGVALQSSQMVTQIQTRADELQQSAEQRRILFDLVVKIRESLDLETILKTTVQEVRRSLNTDRVGIFRFDPNVGFCSGEFIAEDVLPKFDSALAVKVQDYCFGDQYAPQYRQGEVQVISDVNSVGSKVPHLDVIERFQVKAQIIVPLMEGDELWGLFCIHQCTHTRNWEEAELEFVTQVAAQLSVALRQANLFQQSSLLGQTREEANQLAQALNELRTAQMQIIHAEKMASLGQLVAGVAHEINNPINFIHGNLEHAHQYTQELLRYVQLYWHHYPDAAPEIQEFFKKAEIAYLIEDLPQLFQSMQVGTERIREIVTSLRNFSRLDEADFKPANIHEGIDSTLMILQNRLKPSADSLTIHVSKDYDTLPLIECYPGQLNQVFMNLLSNAIDALEERTTKESSEALAKNPSKIRISTSLLNKDWIVIRIADNGLGIDEKVLSRLFDPFFTTKVVGKGTGLGLSISYQIVTEKHNGKIYCQSELGKGTEFVVELPIRQVAARKSVAKVQVLDQE; from the coding sequence ATGACAACGAACAGTTATGAAGCGTCGAACCACTCAGACCTGCAAGAGTGTCACAAACAGCTACAGCTAACGGTTCAATATCAAAAAATATTGGCGAGAATTCTGGCTAAGATTCGCGCATCTGTAAATATAGAATCTCTATGTTCGACTTCTTGTCAAGATATTTGTCGGCAATTGAAGATTGAGCGAGTTGCAATCTACCGTTTCAACGCTGATTGGAGTGGTAGTTTCATCAATCGTTTTGGCTTTGCAGAACATCCTTGGGATGCATTGACTGCCTTTGGACAGGACTTGGTGTGGGAAGATTCCCATTTGCAAGAAACCCAAGGAGGACGATATCGCAAAAATGAGCCGTTTGCTGTAGCTGATATTTACGATGCAGAACATGCTCGTTGTCATATTGAAGTATTAGAACAGTTTCAGATTCGGGCGTATGCGATCGCACCCATCTTCATCGGGCCAAAATTGTGGGGAATGCTGGCAGCCTATCAACATTCCGCTCCTCGGCAATGGTATCTTCACGAAGTCGAATTTTTTGCTCAAGCTGCCAGCCATCTCGGTGTGGCAATGCAGCAGGCAGAAAATTTAGAACAAACCAAACAACGCACAGCAGAACTACAAGATGCGATCGCGCGCCAACGTGCCTTGACGGAAGTGGTAGGAAATATTCGCTCGTCTGTAAATACCGAAATTATTCTAGACACTGCCTGTCAGGAACTCTGCAAACTTCTGAAATTAGAGCGGGCAGCAATTTACCGCTTTCATGAAGACTGGAGCGGTGAATTTGTCAGCCAATTCGGGATGGTAGAGGCGCAGTGGGATAGAATCCATCCCTTTGGCAAAAATCTCGTTTGGCAAGATACCTACCTCCAAGAAACGAAAGGTGGACGCTACCGCAATAACGAAAGTTTTGTTGTCAACGATATCTACCAAGCTGGACACTCGCGTTGTCATATCGATATTCTGGAGCAATTCAAGATTCGGGCATATACCTTAGCGCCCATCTTCATCGGCCCAAAACTGTGGGGACTGATAGCAGCCTATCAACACTCCGGGCCGCGCCAATGGGCAAATTACGAAGTGGAATTTGTTGGACAGATAGGGGCACAATTGGGAGTCGCGATTCAGCAAGCCGAGAATTTGGCTCAGTCGAAACAACAAGCTTCTGCCCTACAAGATGCGATCGCTCGGCAACGGGCATTAACTGAAGTAGTCGGGAAAATTCGCTCTTCTCTCAATATTGATTTAATCCTAAAAACCACATGCCAAGAAGTGTGTAAACTGCTGCGCGTTGAGCGGGTCGGTGTTTATCGCTTCAATGAAGATTGGAGTGGCGAATTCGTCAGTAATTTCGGTATGGTTGAGGCACAGTGGGACAGTATTAATCCCTTTGGCAAAAATCTCGTTTGGGAAGATACCCACCTCCAAGAAACCAAGGGTGGACGCTACCGCAACAACGAAAATTTTGCTGTAGAGGATATCTATAAAGCCGGACACTCGCGCTGTCACCTAGATATTTTGGAGCAGTTTAAGATTCGCGCTTATGCGTTAATCCCAATTTTTGTAGGACGAAATCTGTGGGGATTGCTGGCTGCCTATCAACATTCTGCACCGCGCCAGTGGGATAGCGTGGAAGTGGAATTTTTGGGACAGGTTGCTAGCCAACTGGGAGTAGCACTGCAAAGTTCTCAAATGGTGACTCAAATTCAAACTCGCGCTGATGAACTGCAACAATCGGCTGAACAGCGCCGGATTTTATTTGATTTGGTCGTCAAAATTCGGGAATCTTTGGATTTAGAGACGATCCTTAAGACTACAGTACAGGAAGTGCGGCGATCGCTAAATACAGATCGAGTCGGCATTTTCCGCTTTGATCCTAATGTCGGTTTTTGCAGTGGTGAATTTATTGCTGAAGATGTTTTACCCAAGTTTGATTCTGCCCTCGCCGTGAAGGTGCAAGACTATTGCTTCGGCGATCAATACGCACCGCAATATCGTCAAGGAGAAGTGCAAGTCATATCTGATGTCAACAGCGTTGGCTCCAAAGTACCTCATCTTGATGTGATTGAGCGATTCCAAGTCAAAGCACAGATTATTGTGCCGTTAATGGAAGGTGATGAACTGTGGGGGTTGTTCTGCATTCACCAATGCACCCATACACGTAATTGGGAAGAAGCGGAATTGGAATTTGTCACCCAAGTGGCGGCTCAACTCAGCGTAGCACTGCGTCAAGCCAACTTGTTTCAACAATCTAGTTTGCTGGGTCAAACTCGTGAAGAAGCCAATCAACTCGCCCAGGCACTAAATGAACTGCGTACCGCCCAAATGCAAATTATCCATGCTGAAAAAATGGCCAGCTTGGGGCAACTGGTGGCAGGAGTTGCCCATGAAATTAATAACCCGATTAATTTCATCCACGGAAACTTAGAACACGCCCACCAATACACGCAAGAATTGCTTCGCTATGTGCAGCTTTATTGGCATCATTATCCTGATGCCGCACCAGAAATCCAAGAGTTCTTCAAAAAAGCCGAAATAGCGTATTTGATCGAGGATTTACCTCAATTATTCCAGTCTATGCAGGTCGGCACTGAACGCATTCGGGAAATTGTCACATCTTTGCGGAATTTCTCGCGCCTAGATGAAGCCGACTTCAAGCCGGCAAATATTCACGAAGGCATCGACAGTACACTAATGATTTTGCAAAACCGTTTGAAGCCCTCAGCCGATAGCCTCACCATTCATGTGAGCAAAGATTATGATACTTTACCTCTAATAGAATGCTATCCAGGTCAATTGAATCAGGTATTTATGAATTTGCTGTCCAATGCCATTGATGCTCTAGAAGAACGAACCACAAAGGAATCTTCTGAAGCGCTGGCAAAAAATCCCAGCAAAATCCGAATTTCTACCTCCTTGCTCAATAAAGATTGGATTGTAATTCGCATCGCCGACAACGGACTCGGCATCGATGAAAAAGTCCTCTCTCGACTGTTCGATCCATTTTTTACTACTAAGGTTGTGGGTAAAGGTACAGGGCTAGGATTGTCTATCAGCTATCAGATAGTCACAGAAAAACACAACGGCAAGATATACTGCCAATCTGAACTTGGCAAAGGTACAGAGTTTGTGGTTGAGTTGCCGATTCGTCAGGTCGCAGCTAGAAAATCAGTAGCTAAAGTCCAAGTATTAGACCAGGAATAA
- the rpmB gene encoding 50S ribosomal protein L28 — MSRRCELTGKKANNAFAVSHSHRRTKRLQHANLQNKRVWWEGGNRWVKLKLSTKAIKTLQLNGLEAMAKEAGINLNHY, encoded by the coding sequence ATGTCCCGTCGCTGTGAACTAACTGGTAAGAAGGCAAATAACGCTTTTGCTGTTTCCCACTCCCACCGCCGTACTAAACGCCTTCAGCACGCTAATCTGCAAAACAAGCGCGTTTGGTGGGAAGGCGGAAATCGCTGGGTGAAGTTAAAGCTGTCTACTAAAGCAATCAAAACCCTACAACTTAATGGGTTAGAAGCAATGGCAAAAGAAGCTGGCATTAACCTAAATCATTACTAA
- the htpG gene encoding molecular chaperone HtpG gives MLEQGTISIHTENIFPIIKKSLYSDHQIFLRELVSNAVDAIQKLKMVSRAGDYAGDIGEPEIEIAIDKDKKTLSISDNGIGMTADEVKKYINQVAFSSAEEFIHKYEGKSDQPIIGHFGLGFYSSFMVAQKVEIDTLSYQEGAQAVHWSCDGSPAFTLEESSRTTRGTTIILSLQGEEEEFLESARIKNLVKTYCDFLPVPIKLDGEVINKQKAPWRESPSNLTQEDYLEFYRYLYPFQEEPLLWVHLNTDYPFIINGILYFPKMRPDVDVTKGQIKLFCNQVFVSDNCEEIIPQFLMPMRGVIDSTDIPLNVSRSALQGDRTVKRIGDYIAKKVGDRLKELFRDNREQYVSAWKDLGTFVKFGALNDEKFKKQIEDIIVFRTTAKLTEKVAAETPVVEVQSSDGDAWQDVTPSPSSENSAPIAPYTTLKEYLERNKERNENRVFYSTDETTQATYIELHKNQGLEVLFMDSFIDTHFINFLEREYQDVKFTRVDSDLDNTLLEQDKATEIVDPKTNKTRSETIKELFEKSLNKPKLNIRTEALKSDDPQGTPPAIVLLPEILRRLREMNAMMQQGTAEFPEDHVLLVNTAHPLIQNLANLNQGSIIQGDGQSPTDQLVNLICQHVYDLALMSQKGFDAEGMKSFVERSNEVLTKLTEQASK, from the coding sequence ATGCTAGAACAAGGCACTATCAGTATTCATACTGAGAATATTTTCCCGATCATCAAGAAGTCGCTTTATTCAGATCACCAAATCTTCTTGCGGGAACTGGTATCCAACGCTGTAGACGCCATCCAAAAGCTGAAAATGGTATCCCGCGCCGGCGATTATGCTGGAGATATCGGCGAACCAGAAATTGAAATTGCCATTGACAAAGATAAGAAAACTCTATCCATCTCCGATAACGGTATCGGAATGACCGCAGATGAAGTTAAGAAATATATCAATCAGGTTGCCTTCTCTAGTGCTGAAGAATTTATTCATAAGTATGAAGGCAAATCAGATCAACCGATAATCGGCCACTTCGGTCTTGGTTTCTATTCTTCCTTCATGGTGGCGCAAAAGGTAGAAATTGATACCTTGTCTTACCAAGAAGGGGCGCAGGCGGTTCACTGGTCTTGCGATGGTTCGCCAGCATTCACTCTTGAAGAATCTTCCCGAACAACTCGCGGTACTACTATTATTCTCAGCCTGCAAGGGGAAGAAGAGGAATTTCTCGAATCAGCACGAATTAAGAATCTTGTCAAGACATACTGCGACTTTTTGCCAGTCCCGATTAAACTAGATGGCGAAGTAATAAATAAGCAAAAAGCACCGTGGCGAGAATCTCCGAGTAATCTGACTCAAGAAGATTATTTAGAGTTCTACCGCTACCTGTATCCTTTTCAAGAAGAACCTTTGTTATGGGTACATCTAAATACTGACTATCCCTTTATCATCAACGGGATTTTGTATTTCCCGAAAATGAGGCCGGATGTAGATGTTACCAAAGGGCAGATCAAGCTATTTTGCAATCAAGTTTTTGTTAGCGACAACTGCGAAGAAATTATCCCGCAATTCCTGATGCCGATGCGGGGTGTGATTGATAGTACCGATATTCCTCTAAATGTATCGCGTAGTGCCTTGCAAGGCGATCGCACCGTGAAGCGAATTGGTGATTACATTGCCAAAAAAGTAGGCGATCGCCTCAAAGAACTTTTCCGCGATAACCGCGAACAATATGTTAGCGCGTGGAAAGACCTCGGCACTTTTGTAAAATTTGGCGCTCTCAACGACGAGAAATTCAAAAAACAAATCGAAGATATCATCGTCTTCCGCACCACTGCCAAGTTGACAGAAAAAGTTGCTGCTGAAACTCCAGTGGTTGAAGTCCAATCTTCAGACGGGGATGCTTGGCAAGATGTCACTCCTTCACCCAGTTCTGAGAACTCAGCACCCATAGCTCCCTATACTACGCTCAAAGAGTATCTAGAGCGCAACAAAGAACGCAACGAAAACCGAGTTTTCTACAGCACCGATGAAACAACCCAAGCTACATACATAGAACTGCACAAAAATCAAGGCTTGGAAGTCCTGTTTATGGACTCCTTTATCGACACCCACTTTATCAACTTCCTAGAGCGCGAATATCAGGATGTCAAATTTACGCGGGTGGACTCAGATTTAGATAACACCCTGCTAGAACAAGATAAAGCGACGGAAATTGTCGATCCCAAGACGAATAAAACCCGGAGTGAGACGATCAAAGAGTTATTTGAGAAATCCCTCAACAAACCCAAACTCAACATCCGCACTGAAGCCTTGAAATCAGACGATCCTCAAGGTACACCACCTGCGATCGTTCTTTTACCAGAGATTCTTCGCCGCCTGCGAGAAATGAACGCCATGATGCAGCAGGGAACAGCAGAGTTTCCCGAAGACCACGTTTTGCTAGTGAATACCGCTCACCCGCTGATTCAAAATCTGGCAAATCTGAACCAAGGTAGTATTATTCAAGGTGACGGTCAATCGCCTACAGATCAGTTAGTCAACTTGATTTGTCAACACGTCTACGATTTAGCGCTGATGTCTCAGAAAGGATTTGACGCTGAAGGAATGAAATCTTTCGTCGAGCGATCGAATGAGGTACTCACCAAGCTGACGGAACAAGCGAGTAAATAG